The sequence gaaattttaataattacCCTATGCATTTATTTCATAATAGTCTgtcaatttttatataaaaattcaataaatcaatTGTAAAATTCTAACGCATATAGTGGATTTAAAAGTTATGAATAATTCAATTGTTAATttgctaaaaaaattaaaaaaatcataaaaaacaacaagatttcatatataatttttaaatataactgaagatgttaattaattttcatgaaaaAAGTGCTTATAAAAAAGACAATAATTATTATGCTGATGTTCGAAGCTTTCTTTATGTTTATATATGCACTCCATCTTTTTCCGAGAAACTATTCAAGAACATTGATTGGTTTGGCATCCTTTCACTAATGTTTTTcactgtttgatttgatttaaataaatatagtgTGCTCCCTTTGCACTTGATTAAGCCTGtctatataataattaattaaaaatctaCATATGTTGGTTTTGTAATAatactgatatatatatatatatataaattaaatttattcacTCGGCTAAGAATGGTTAATTAGTTCGAATATTATATCTTAATATTTTCAGAGTAAATCCAATTATATacaatattttatatatgatttttaacttattttttttttgaagctatATATGATTTTTACTTAGAACAATGCATTGGACGTAAAAATTCAGTTGTAGGTAatactatataatatatatactatgGGATGAACGCTTTAATTTGTTGCAATGCCTAACTCCTAAGTATATAATCGAATAAATCGGAATGAAACTTACTTTGTCAGTATCAATTTACAAATaacaatgatattttttttaaaaaatattttggagtACGTAATTTATTCCCTACACAAATTAATTTATCTttgaaaaaaacaattttcaaaatttattgtcACTGTCATCAGTGAAGACCCACGAGTCTACCTCGCACCATCCATGACAAATTTAAAACGACTTTGGTACATTTTATTTTAGCTGGATTCcaatgattatatatatttattacccattttaattatattctataattttaaattaaataataaacaaattCCCAAATTGGCAATAGATAGAAATAGACACTACATATATATCTCTCACGATCAGCCGACtacttttttaaatatttatattgctaattaatttgtttttgcTTCCGGTAGTaccattcataaaaaaaaaaagaacatgttacatcaatttatttaattaaataattaatgatatagCTAGGCATAAATTTGAAAAACTCTATAAGATTATTATTTTCATGGTTCAACGAGAGGGACGTCCATTGGACTTCTCCATCGCCATGAAGGTCACATGTTGATGTTTCTGGGATGGATCTAGGGTTTAATTTGTTGCGTACACAAGTCGAAGAACATGATAATTTCTGCGCAATATTTTGTATGAACGTGCATGCGTCTATATATATTAACATATTTTGGATATATATAATGATCAACATTGTACAtacttgaaatttgaaatttttttttataacttttTTCATGGATACATGTATGTATATCATCAATTCATGATCAGTCGATCATGTTGCATGGGGTTAGAAATACTTCCAGGAAAAAAAGCATGTTTGCTTTCTTGAATCTTGAAGCTTAATTTCGAGTATATATATGCTgctgcagcagcagcagcaaaagatcttaaaatatatatatatatatatatatatatatatatatatatatatcccatttatctattattattattattttaaatttttttttatatcctTGGACAAAAGAAGGCCCTACATAATTTAAAGATGATCAGTCCCAGcaacatattatatataggtGTTATTAAAGTTTGTACGAAGATCAGATCGAACCACTGATGGTCCTTGGAGGatgagttcattaatgcatggGGTCGCGagtttataatttatataatagaaccaatttaaatttgaagttgaaatatatataaatatgtaatgATATATACTACTGACAATTGATGGCTAGcttaaacaatatatatatatatatatatatatatatatatatatatatatatatatatatatatataaagagtaGTTTATTTAATTGGTTCACTCAGAATCAGTCAGTAGCTAAAAGGAACTTGTTTCCATTGATATATATCTAGAACCTGAGCAAAACCAACAGACCAAGAAAACCGCCGCCGTAAGCGCGCGGGGAAAAACCCATAATTCAGCTCGATCATTTTTGCTGAAAAAAACCACAGAAAATTACCAAGATAATTAAAAAGCTCACACACATGTGGAATCGtccattaatataattaatggCAACTCCAATCCCACAAAACACAcgatacatatacatatatattatacataTCTAGATTCTAGATAGAttatatatgatattttttggatcgatatttaatttattatagttttagctagctagctaggatCTTTTTTAATATTGGCTCAGGTTCTTTAATTTTCTTGATCCATGCATATTTTGTTAAGGATAGCTCCAAAGGCTATCGTTTCTGGAAGTACTGTTATCCGGCCATTCGTAGTCGTCCGCCGTGCGTGGCGGGCTGAGAAGCATCCCCCCCGCCATGTCCACCAGAAGCTGAGGCATGTCGAACAACTCCTCCTCATCCACATAATTGGTCGCCGCCGCCGAGCTCGACGAACCTTCGTTTCCCACCATGCCACTGTTTCCAGTCCCGCCGCCCCCGGCGTCTCCAGCCCCGGCAGCGGCGGCGGCAGCCATTGCCGCCGCGGCCCTTATGTCCCCGGCGGACTGGGAAACCGGCACGGGGTACGATGCGACGAGGCCGGGGAAGTTGATCCTCGCATCCGACCCCTTCAACGCCAGCGCCGCCACGTCATACGCAGCGGCCGCCATCTCCGGGGTGGGGTAAGTTCCCAGCCATATGCGAGTAGTTTTCCGGGGCTCCCGAATCTCGGACACCCATTTCCCGCCTCGGCAACGAATCCCACGATAAGTCGGGTGGCGTCCGGACGTCGGCGAGGGAGCGGCGGCTGCTGCGCTCCGACGCTGCTGCGGCGGCGGGGGAGTTGGTGAGGAGTTGTCTTGGTCATAAGTGTATGAGAAAGGAGCATTATTGTAGTAGTAGTAGTCTTCGTCTTGGGGGTTGGGAACTACTATAAAGGGATTTATTTGACTTGGACTTTGTCTCCTGCCTCGATTAGCCAtgcatatattaataattaaaaaaatttaaaaaagacaaaataaaataaaaaggtcAAAGTTTATTTTAGCACAAGGTTTATTACAATATACTTGATATGGATAAGTTTGATAAAAAAGTTATGGGAAAAAATTCGTTTATAAGGGAAACAATAGCGCCATAGAAAACGCGGAAAGTTCGTGGGCGAAGTGATTCtgtactttaaattttttaaggTTTTTTGTGATGTCAAAATAGTTGAAGCTACCTAAGAATTAGCTGTCAGAATTAAGGCATGTGTTTATTAGGGTTTTCTCTCTACCTTTAATATTTTGCATCATAATTTATAATCATTAGTTGCCATCCAATTGTGTTTAAGTATCATTTTTCCCTAATGGAAATTAAAAAGTCGACCCTACATCGAGTGTTTTACACTAAATATAAAAATCGATGACTTTTTTTAGTTGGAGAAAagatttattataattgagtttcaAATCGAACAAAATTAGTtattgatgtagccaaaaatcgcTTGTATATGATacgttgcttccgcaaagtccggAGTATCAACAAATCCTTGTATGTTCTTGGTagagatcttcagtgggttgttcctacgtcacaaaacaaagtcagaaGAGCCGGGAGGATTCCCGGCGAAGGCActtgatagttatgtttttattgcatttgttagtgttattttgctgttgttttgcatttgtttacgTGTCTTATTTatgcattttgttcgtatttcatttttcgtgtttgcatgattggtttcccggttttgtggttaggttgtaCATTTTGGCGGATACATGGAAGGAATCTTTGAAGCAATGGAAAAGATGGAATTTATGAAGaatttttggccgctcgatctgcaggagtttaccgatcgagcggcgcgcGTGTTTTGAAGCCAGTAGCTTGAttattttggctcgctcgatcggccaatgtttaccgatcgagcaagcggGTCTGTTCGGGaaggattttgtaattttggaaactcttttattttggactctagactttattaggcttttaattccgtttttgggggattattatcagacttgtTAGATCTCtaaggcggctaggttttgttctttcaattttctctctagtttcttctcttctttgaatttttattgatttggtgatgaatcattgtagctaaaccttttatacttggttgagggagacgaaaccttgatatattttattcatgagattcgattcgtagtgtttaattcttgttaagtatcaatatttgatctggtttatttcatgtttgtatgcgagattttaggattggtcatcttaggattttgctatgcaaactatagctaaattagaattcaaatccgtaattgtttgaattaactaatttgcaaagcaactacgtttgatattttctgctgttgaatttattaaattgtagggtcaattattgactaggctaaatacaaccgttgatgtttgtgttgtctagattcgtcagttttactagtttgaatgctaccgtgaatttaaatctgatcgctggtattgggttaatttatgtggtaagggttaatttagaatgttgttttctaattagctaaaattaaggtaaaataggaatt comes from Henckelia pumila isolate YLH828 chromosome 4, ASM3356847v2, whole genome shotgun sequence and encodes:
- the LOC140865432 gene encoding ethylene-responsive transcription factor ERF024-like; translation: MANRGRRQSPSQINPFIVVPNPQDEDYYYYNNAPFSYTYDQDNSSPTPPPPQQRRSAAAAAPSPTSGRHPTYRGIRCRGGKWVSEIREPRKTTRIWLGTYPTPEMAAAAYDVAALALKGSDARINFPGLVASYPVPVSQSAGDIRAAAAMAAAAAAGAGDAGGGGTGNSGMVGNEGSSSSAAATNYVDEEELFDMPQLLVDMAGGMLLSPPRTADDYEWPDNSTSRNDSLWSYP